In Stanieria sp. NIES-3757, the DNA window GACTTCACCCAATTTGTGAGCAATACCAGTGTAAAACAGGATACGTTCGGTAGTTGTTGTTTTGCCCGCGTCTATATGAGCCGCGATGCCTATATTTCGTACCCTTTCTAGCGGGATACTACGTGCCACAGATACCTCCTTAAATCTTGCCAGGCAAGTTATTAGATGTTTGTTATTTTTTTACACTATTTACAATTCTATACTTTTAGTAGTCTAAGCTCCCAGCGACAGTGGAGGGAAATCCGTCGCGGTTTATTTTTGCCACTTGTAGTACTATTATGTAAAACTTTTTAATACCGATAATGAGCAAAGGCTTTATTTGCTTCTGCCATACGATGAGTTTCTTCTCTTTTCTTGATTGCGCCTCCAGTTTCGTTAGCAGCATCCATAATTTCGTTAGCTAATTTACCTGCCATAGTACGACCTCCTCTCGCACGAGCAAAATGTACTAGCCAACGTAAAGCTAACGTCGTTCCTCGTGAAGATTTTACTTCCATAGGAACTTGATAAGTTGCACCACCAACTCGACGTGCCTTGACTTCAACTAGAGGCGTAATATTTTTAATCGCTTGTTCAAACACTTCTATAGGATCGTTCCCCGTTCTCGATCCTATGGTCGCCAGAGCATCATAAACTATACGAGTAGCAAGAGACTGTTTACCAGAACTCATTACACGTCTAACAGTCATATTAACCAAACGGCTGTTGTAAACTGGGTCTGGAGGGACCGGGCGTTTTCTTTTAATTGAACGACGAGACATAGTTTTTATTTACAATCAATATCTAAGGAACTATATATTTAGTAATTTTTGATACTATACAATTTGTCGTGATTATTGGATACTTTTATCAAAATATCCTGAAAATTGTCTCAGCTTAAAAGCTTACAAGGGTTAGTTTAGTCCCTAAATATCAAGACAAATTATTAAACATCACAAAACGCAAGTTTAATCAATATAGCAATTCACTAAAAAGGGCATCTCTCTCTTGTTTACTTAGAGGATGCCTTGAGTCGCCCTAATTTTTGATGAGATTAAGGTCAAGCTCAAGTTGTTTTAGGACGTTTAGTGCCGTATTTGGAGCGACCCTGTCGTCTATCTTTGACTCCAGTAGCATCTAGAGTCCCACGAACGATATGATATCTTACTCCTGGTAAATCCTTAACCCTTCCACCACGGATAAGAACTACAGAGTGTTCTTGTAAATTATGTCCAATTCCTGGAATATAAGCTGTGACTTCAAATCCAGAGGTCAGTCGCACCCGAGCTACCTTTCTCAAAGCCGAGTTAGGTTTTTTGGGAGTTGTGGTGTATACTCTGGTGCAAACTCCACGACGCTGAGGACATTCTTTGAGAGCGGGTGATTTGGTCTTCTTCTGAATTTTGGCGCGTTCGCTACGGATTAGTTGCTG includes these proteins:
- a CDS encoding ribosomal protein S12, with product MPTIQQLIRSERAKIQKKTKSPALKECPQRRGVCTRVYTTTPKKPNSALRKVARVRLTSGFEVTAYIPGIGHNLQEHSVVLIRGGRVKDLPGVRYHIVRGTLDATGVKDRRQGRSKYGTKRPKTT
- a CDS encoding ribosomal protein S7; amino-acid sequence: MSRRSIKRKRPVPPDPVYNSRLVNMTVRRVMSSGKQSLATRIVYDALATIGSRTGNDPIEVFEQAIKNITPLVEVKARRVGGATYQVPMEVKSSRGTTLALRWLVHFARARGGRTMAGKLANEIMDAANETGGAIKKREETHRMAEANKAFAHYRY